The genomic region CTTAATATTTGCCAAACCTGTTACAGAAGATGAATGTCTTCTACGTTTGTAATAATGTTTTTGAACAAAATAAATTCTTTTAGCATTAAATAAAACTTCCCAAAAGAAAACATTATCTTCAAATATTAACCTTTCTGGGAATCTTGCACCTGCATTATTAATAAAATCCCTGTTATAAAGTTTATTTACAGGAGAAACTGCCATTTTAAAAATTAAATGATCAAGATCTTCATAATTAAATACATTATCTTTAACTAAATTAGCTATATCTGGCATGTCATAATCTGTAATAGTATAATACTCATTTGTTTCATCATCCAAATTAATTAATTGGAATAATACAAAATCTAATGATTTTTCATAAGCAATATTATAAAGTTCTTCTAATGCATTAAGTTCTAAAAAATCATCTGAATCAATAAAATAAATATAATTTCCCACTGCATTATCTAATCCAGTATTTCTAGCAACTCCTTGACCTTGATTTTCTTGAGAGATGATTTTTATTCTATCATCTTTTTCTGCGTAAGATTCTAAAATAGATAAGGAATTATCTGTAGAACCATCATCAATACAAATAATCTCAATATCTTTCAATGTTTGGTTAATAATACTATCCAAACATTCCTTCAGATATTTTTCAACATTATATACTGGAACAATAACTGAAACTTTAACCATAATCATGCCCCTTATTTCCTTAAGTAATTAGCAGATTTTCTAAAATATCTTGTTAATTTCCAACTATTTGAGGATACAATAGTTTTATTTAATTTTTTTACCTTATTTTTTTCTTTCTTTAATTTTTTATTTTGTTTTTTCAAGTTATTGTGTTTTTTAGTTAAATTTTTATTTTTAGTTTTTAATTCTTGGATATGTAATTGATGTTCTTTTGTTTTATATTCTTCAAATGATTTAGACTTTAAAACTAAATTATATTTATCTTTTAATGAGATAGGAACAATGTTATTATGATCTAAATGGACTTTAGAAAATTCTTTTTTTGCATTTTGGAAATATTCTTCAGAATTAGTACTTAACATATAATTAAATACTTGAGTAATTTTAAATAATTTAAACTCTTCAATAAATTCACAATAAAACCCATTATCTTTTAAAAAAGATTCTACAATATCACATATTCTAAAAATATCAATTCCATTTGAAGATGTATTAATTATACCGTTTGGATTGAATCTATAATGATAAAAAAATTCTGGAATATATGAAATCCTTGAAGCTCTTAACATAGATTGAATGTGGAAAGGAGCATCATCAAAAGCAATATTCGTAGGGAATCTAAAATCATCATACTGATCTAAAAATTCTTTTTTATATAATTTAGTCCAAGGGGCAAATGAACTATTCATAACATAAGGTTTTACATCATGAAAATCAAATGTGAATCTATTAAAATCTGTGTCTTTAAAAACCTTTTCAAATTCAAAACCTGGAGAACTATAATTTATAGGATCAGCATCCTTAAATCTAGCAATTTTAAACATTACTAAATCAGAGCAATTACGAGTTGCATTCTTAAATAATTTTTCAAACGTTCTTGGTAAAATATAGTCATCCGGATCAAAGAAATAAATATAATCACCAATTGCATCATCTAAGGCTCTATTTCTTGCAGCACCACACCCTGCATTTTCTTGATTAATTACTTTAACTCTTGAATCTTTTTTAGCAAAATCATTTAATATTTCAAGAGAATTATCTTTAGAACCATCATTAACACAAACGAGTTCTATATCATCAAAGTTTTGAGATAGAACACTTTCAAAAGCTTCTTCAAGAAATGGACCTGCATTATATACAGGAATAATTACAGAAATTTTAGGATTATCAATTAGATTTAATTGATTCAGCAATTCCTTATTATTAAAAAATTTAGCATAATAAAAATTTTCACATTCTTTAATTATTTTAGGATTATTTGAAAATACATCACGAATAGAACTTAATGTATCTTCAGCTCCTTCTACACCCATCATATCAATGAAAATAAATAATTTATACTTAAACTCTTCTTTAACCTTTTTAAATTTAGAATCTGAAAAATAATTAAAAATGTACTTAAAATGTTCTATATGTGCATGACGTTTTTCAAATGTGTTACACTTATCTGCACCATTAATATAATAATATGCATAAGCATCTGTGCTAACTGTAAAAATAGAATCTATTTTAGATAATACTTCAGCTAAAAAAACAGGATCTTGACCTCTAATTAAATCTGGGAAATAAATACCATTATCTAATAAAAAATCTTTTTTATAGATACTTTTATAAAAAGCCCAAGGTATGCCATAATTTTCAGGATTAATAACACTATCTTCAGTATAATAATCTATATCTTTAAAAGGAGTATAATTACCTTCACTATCAACAAGTTTAATATTACCTGAAACCATATTTGCATTATTTTTACTAGCAACTTCATATAAATATTTTAATGCATTTTTATCAATAAAATAGTCATCAGCATCTAAAAAAGCAATATATTCTCCATTAGCTTCAGTAATTCCCAAGTTTCTTGCTTTACCAGACCCTTGATTTTCTTGATTAAAAATTTTAATAAACTCATATTTTTTAGCATAATTATTTAAAATTTCTAAAGAATTATCAGTAGAACCATCATTAACACACAGTAATTCTTTATCATCTAAAGTCTGTTTTAAAAAACTAGAAATAGATTTTTCCAATCTACCAGAATCATTATAAATTGGCATAATTACTGAAACCGTTACCATAAAACCACTCCAATAAATATTATAATTATAATATATAAAAGACAATATTTAAATATTATTATAAAAATAAGAAAATACAAAAAATAAGAACTTCTATAAAATAACTTGGGTTTTAAAACTGATAAAAAATCATTTAATTAAAATAAATATTTATAAGAAAAAATAAATTTTAAAAAATAAAAAATAAATGTAATGAACATATATTTAAAAATAAGGTACAATGTTTTTTATTAATGGAATCTTACGAATTATCCAAATTATAATCATTGGCATTAATAAAACTAAAACGGGGGAGAATAAACGCCAAATAATTGAAGTAGAATTAATATTAAATAATTTTAACAAAAATGCTAGTAAATACCAATGAATTAAATAAATTCCAAAGGTATATTTATCTATTAACATCACAAAATCATTAAAAATATTAAATTTCATTAATTTTACTAATTCCTATTTTATAAAAACAAAAACTCCAATAGAGTACAAAGTAGATGGAAGATTTACATAACCTTTATATGTTTTTATAACTTCACCTGCAACCATAGACAATTCATAAGTACCTGCAATGTGCATCATTAATCCCAATATAGATAATAGATATATTATAATACGATATGATTTTCTAATTTCATATTTATGTAATAAATAACCAGCTAAAGTATAAAATAAAAAGCCACTACTGACTGCTAATGAAAGAGACCACTGAATTTTTATGTTAAAAACTGAAATAATAAAGGGGATTAAAATATTTAATACAAATGCTAAAGAACAAAGATAAATAAAAATATTTCTTCTTTTATCTTCTGGAACTAAAGCGAATAATGGAATTGCAAGATATGTGCAAAATAAAGGGATAAAAAACCAATAAACACCAACAAGACGTCCAGTAATTAAACCATTCAAGATATAAATTAAATTAATATCTGTAATTTTTATCTTGTTTAAAATATATATTTGTAACGCTAAACCAATAAAACTCCAAATTAGATATGGAAGAACTGTTTTAAAAAATCTTTTTGAAAAATATTCTTTCAAATCATATTTCTCATTAAAATCAATTAGCATTGCTCCAGAAATCATGAAGAATATTGGAACTGCAAAATAAAATACTGATTCTATAATATTTGCTGTAAACCAATATCTACTTTGAGAAAATGTCCAAAAACAAGCATTCGCATGTAAATATACAACTGCAATAGCCATTTGACAAAGTTTGAAAATAGTTAATACTTATCATAATTCGCATGTAAATATACAACTGCAATAGCTGATAAAACACTTGCCAAGCTAATATGTTTAATCCTATCGTTTTTAGTTTCCATAATATTAAATAGCATTTATTAAATTAAATAATTTATTATTTCAAATATAAAATATTGAAAAATTATTTTTTTAAACGGGTGTCCGCCAAAAATATATTTTTTTTAAAATTTCTTTCTTTATTTTGTAAATAAATACATTTTAGAGCTTTTTAAAATAATTTTTGTACTTTTGGCGGACACTCAAACTTGCTAAAAAAAAGAGGTTTAAAAAAGTTTAGGCTCAAAAATAAAAATTTAATATTTGTTTATAAATAAAATAATTGAAAATAAATAAGCTTATAAAATTTACGTTCAAAAAAGAAAATAATAAAATTAAATTAAGTAAAAATCTAAGATTTAATCTAGTAAATAAAAATTATGTTCCAATGCATCCTAATTGTTATGATAAGAAAACATTAGTATTTACCAAAGCTGGTTGGAAATTATTTAAAGATGTTACTCTTAATGATGAATTTCTTAGTTTAAATCCAGAAACTTTAGAAACAGAATTTTTAAAACCATTAAACATTATTCATTATCATATTACTGATGACATGGTTCATGTTTATAATGAAGAGTTAGATGTTTGTATCACCCAAGACCATGATTGTTTTGTAAAATATAATAATAAGTATTGTTTTCTAAAGCCAAACCAATTAAATGATGATTGTGATTTCTTAATTTCAAAAAATAATATTAACGAAAATTTAATTAATTTAAAAGAATGTACTGTTGAAAAAATAATTTAT from Methanobrevibacter olleyae harbors:
- a CDS encoding glycosyltransferase family 2 protein; translated protein: MVTVSVIMPIYNDSGRLEKSISSFLKQTLDDKELLCVNDGSTDNSLEILNNYAKKYEFIKIFNQENQGSGKARNLGITEANGEYIAFLDADDYFIDKNALKYLYEVASKNNANMVSGNIKLVDSEGNYTPFKDIDYYTEDSVINPENYGIPWAFYKSIYKKDFLLDNGIYFPDLIRGQDPVFLAEVLSKIDSIFTVSTDAYAYYYINGADKCNTFEKRHAHIEHFKYIFNYFSDSKFKKVKEEFKYKLFIFIDMMGVEGAEDTLSSIRDVFSNNPKIIKECENFYYAKFFNNKELLNQLNLIDNPKISVIIPVYNAGPFLEEAFESVLSQNFDDIELVCVNDGSKDNSLEILNDFAKKDSRVKVINQENAGCGAARNRALDDAIGDYIYFFDPDDYILPRTFEKLFKNATRNCSDLVMFKIARFKDADPINYSSPGFEFEKVFKDTDFNRFTFDFHDVKPYVMNSSFAPWTKLYKKEFLDQYDDFRFPTNIAFDDAPFHIQSMLRASRISYIPEFFYHYRFNPNGIINTSSNGIDIFRICDIVESFLKDNGFYCEFIEEFKLFKITQVFNYMLSTNSEEYFQNAKKEFSKVHLDHNNIVPISLKDKYNLVLKSKSFEEYKTKEHQLHIQELKTKNKNLTKKHNNLKKQNKKLKKEKNKVKKLNKTIVSSNSWKLTRYFRKSANYLRK
- a CDS encoding acyltransferase, whose translation is MAIAVVYLHANACFWTFSQSRYWFTANIIESVFYFAVPIFFMISGAMLIDFNEKYDLKEYFSKRFFKTVLPYLIWSFIGLALQIYILNKIKITDINLIYILNGLITGRLVGVYWFFIPLFCTYLAIPLFALVPEDKRRNIFIYLCSLAFVLNILIPFIISVFNIKIQWSLSLAVSSGFLFYTLAGYLLHKYEIRKSYRIIIYLLSILGLMMHIAGTYELSMVAGEVIKTYKGYVNLPSTLYSIGVFVFIK